GTATGGACTTACTTTGTAGAATGATCTAAATTTATACTATTCCCTcgttctctttttattttttacattttATGTTTTGGGTGTTTTAAGaggttctttacatttccttttatattatcacataaatgttttaatattctattaaaatttgtgcccaaagattattttaaccaattaaattaattgagtcatttaatctctcacaccttttctttgggacattaaatttttctcatttttccaatatcagaattttgataaaagtgaaaacttAACATTATAGATAAACGTAAATTacattgtttaaataaaaaaaaatagaggaatctcaatgcacattaattagtcattAAAACGCGTGTAAAATtctaaacgtaaagaacaaaaagagacagatgaattatttatttggttgaaaattttaagagttttaaactcATACCTTAGTTTAAGGTATGAGATTTAGAAACCTAGGGGAGGTGGGTTTTGCTCAGACCTACCTGGTatcaaataaaaggaaaaatctCATCCCCAATTCGAACCAAAGACGTGGTATTAAGAATCAAGTTCCAATCAAATAACACATTCATATCATTCCTGATTCCATGCAACCTCATACTATTGTGCGAATAGCCCCTTAACCTTAATTTGTAGCTACTCCATACTTTGGTACTTCCTACTCGTAGAAGCATATTCGGGGAATGGGGCAAACGATTAGGGATAGAGGGAGTAAAATGATAGAGTATAGTCATGTATTGTTACTTAGTAGTTGTTTGTTAACTATGACCGTTCCTTAAAGTTCTTTACACGTACTTAATATTTGCACGAACTCCGGTGCAAaaattaactactaatatatcaaaTTCCGTATGTGAAAAACTTATAAATGTTAATATCCTGAAAATACATAACGAGATAAACTTAATCACATATTACATGATAACGTTTAGATGTATATAATAATGAGTATTTACTgtcaaaattttcatattttaaaCACGTGTTGGCGTAAAAATACTTTGAAATGAGAGGTAATTCGTAGTACTCCTTATGTATCACCCGACTTAAGAAAAGGATACAACCAAATACTTGGATAGTTGGATTGAGTCAGTCATATTTTGTCTTCTTCTTCTAATCGATTGCTAAAATATGGTTTTGTGGAAAATAAAATGTTGCAATGTTGTTGACTTGTTATGAACCGTTAAATAGTAAAACAAAACAAggaaaatgaattaaaataagTATATGATCATGattcatgagtaaatttcaaaCATTGTAGGCGTATAAATCATATTTTTGATAGCATGGTTACTCATTGGTTTTGGCTTTGGATTTTCTTTCTTCTCTCATGAGAATGGAGAGTATATCTTTCACCCGGTTaaactctattatataagtgaagagctGAAGTTATTTTAGTATATTTACTTTTGGTGTCCcttatgattactaaaataccctccacacttatagaatagagaatatAATGACAATCTATTCAATAGGAAAAGTCTAAAGaaacattttaatcaatctagcaccttaaataaattcttaccattttaatcaatctgtttAATGCGTTCGGATCTATTTAACTTATctatttcttatattcgcatacatcgcatttatattatattttttacatgttatgttaggtttaaatataataacacaAATGTTTATTATATTTGCACGCATCACGTGCATATAAGAGAGTAGTCGTTTATATTACAACCTCTTCACCAAATTATTTGAGAATGGGGTTGGGATAGTTCGAAACTAAGATGTACTTATACGTAGTAATATTCCGTGaactcattttttttcttcttattttgTAGCTACTGAGCCTTTTGTGATGGTCCTGTTAGTGCTCGTGTTTTTTCCAAATGTTGTTACTTGTATTTTGTAAGAGAGAAATTGCCCAACCTTTCCTTAGGCCGGACAGTTGGCCAAAAAATCCCAACTCAGAATCAGTTTGGCCCACAGTCCAGGTTTTGATGACCAGCATTTTCCCTTCATATGTGAGACTGTCAAATCTGATATGAGTTCGGTTACAAATCAAATAAAGAAATGGTCCATATGCAGAGTCagtttttgataaattttgaatttattaCTTCTTTCGTTCccgaaatatcgcaccatggttgactttttactcctctaactattgaaattacggagtataaaaaaaatcaatatttagAGAATATATATCGATttgaatctaacatgacctacatgactaaaatttccttacgtacgaatcacaaaaaatgaccaagatcgtagtgtgaatagtgtaaaaacaaatggtgcgatatttccggaacggaggaaataGTTATTTTGATGGCCAACTGCAAATGTAATATGAACTCAGGGTGTGCAGCTGAGCATGTCTAGGTAACCTGAAAATATGAATAAAATACATAGTACAAAACAAGGTTCAAGCACGATGAAAGAAACTATTTGACTGCCTGGATCCTAATACATACATACACCAAAAAGATGGAAATCACTAAACAACCTCTTACATACATAATGTTGTAACCGGAGGCTCGGAGCAGGCTGTTCAGCTGGTAACATTTGACAAAACAAAAGCATGTTAACAAGTCTATTCACATCAGGATCCACTTGCTCGAGAGTTGTCTTCAAAATACAACATGGTTCATACCTGTATTACCTATTAAGACAAAATATTAGGCCACTGGTTCTTATAATTTAAAGCAAAGAAAACTGCTATGGGAGTTCATAAACAAGTTATAAGCCAATACGCGCTTCAGCACATGTCATGTATTCATGACAGCAGCATAAGCTTGAAGAACAGATCTTCCCCTACCTTTCTTATGTTTCCTTAATACTAAATCCGTCTAAGAATATTTGTTATATTTTCAAAGCTACACTTTCTAAGAACAGGTAGTAGAGGGAGCTTAACTATGAGTGTGTTACAGTTCAGAGAGGAAAAAGTTTGTAGTAGATAACAATTGACAAATGAGTTCATTTTGGAACTGAATGTCAGACTCACAGACCTGTGACCTTGAAGACATAGTGCACGAATAAAGATTTTAAAGAACCGAAAGATATTACCAAAACACTCCATCTGATCCAAAATCATTTTGTAGTATTGTAAAATCAAAACCCAGATACAAATTACTAGTCTTTATAGCGCCAAAAGTACAAGCAACTAGAGACACACATTTTTCATTGCAGGGCAAGATTAATTTTAATACAGAAAACAAAAGCTTAGACTTACTGTGTTTCTGTTTTTGCTTTCTTGTTAGCCTTTTTCTTCCTCTTGCTCTTCCTTTTCACCCCAAAGGCattcaaagagttttcaacTTGAAGTGACGGTACAAATGCAATGGGAAGCGTAATTGGTTCAGAAATAGTCTCTGTCTCTTGCACTGGCTTTCTAAATTCATGTCTAAGCAGAACATGAGACTGTCCCTGGAGAACCTCCACCACCGCGCACCCAATACCATTACTAATTTGGTCATTCTTTTCACTCGATTGCTCTGAGAGGGATAGAGCAACAACACTTCCAGTCCCGTCATTAGCTTGGTCAGCTTCTGCTTCCTTTTTACTCGATTGCTCTAGGAGGGCTAATGCACCACCATTCACATTATCTTCAGCTTGACTTATACTGTCAGAATCTACATTTACATGGTTATGTTGATGCACTGCAGAAAAAAGTTTAGCTTTGGATTTGATAATCTCTGATAGATGCATTCCTTCTCCAGTCTTGGCTGCACAATTCAGAAGCAAGAAAGACATAGAAACCATGTAAAAAGAGCTAAATATACAATCATGTACCACGGTTAAATCTTGAATACATAGTACTGGAAGGTGGGAAGATACCCAAAATGGATAATATAACAGCACGTGCTGCTAATTGCTCGGCCTCTTTCTTATTCACACTAGGTTGGCCAACATATTTCACTCCTTTGAAAACCAAAGAGGAAATGAAAACAGGAATTACCCCCTCTGATCTAACAGTATCATACTCTGGTTTTTCTATGTTCATTTTCATAGAGAACTCATGAAGTATGGACTTGCAAAATACCTTATCCTGAAACAGGAAAAGTACAAGAAAATGATTAGATGAAAATCAAAGACAGGCACAATaaccaaatcaaataagaaaaaaattaagatCAATTTCAGAATTTATAATTGTAGTCTTCAAATTCTCTATTGAACTATAACACTACATATCAAAGTTCAAAGTTAAATTGTTTGGAGTTTAGCATGCTTAACCATTCATTGAATACATATGGCCATATGGGGATGTGAAAACATGGGATACAAAATGCGAGATATCTGAACCCTGTGAGATTGTGATACACAAAGCGACGATTTTTGTAGTATGGCCTCTCCACATTTGGGTAAGAAGTTTTTGGTTTTGCGCAGAAATGAAGGATGGTAAGCACTGTATAGGACATTTATCTACCTCATTTGGGAAAGCATGGGCAGTGATCATCAAGCATTCaccaattagaaaaaaaaattggttgtTGTAACTAAACTGATAGCCAGTGAAAAAGTAATTTCCTTGTTCTGTATTCATGAGAGGTCCAAGGCATAAACCATATTAGTTTACAGCACAAACATTTAAGACATGTTATGAACCTGATAAATTGGAGGAAATCCTCCTTCAGTTGTCTTCTTGGATATGCAATTCTTTATCTTCTTAGATATGCCTTCCAATGCAATCCTTGCAGCATCTTGCTCAGCTGCCTTTTTGTTAGAACATGCGGTAGCAGATGTGTATGTTTCTCCATCTACCTGAACAGTAGACGTAAAACTTGGTGCTTGTGGTGGTACCCCTTTGTATTTGGTATGATAAATCGGCAACGGTATGCTTGCTCTTTGGGTAAACTCTTGCAAGCGACTTTTGCACAAAAATTTCTCCGGAAAACCTGCATTAGTGTGAGAGGCACAAGAAGCTGGTTATGATCAACAACAAATCATATCAGCTTGGGGGAAGTACTAACAGCTTGTAACCTTTGACTATTGGAAACATTTAACCTGGTCTCAGATGGCTAAAGCATATCATCATCAGTAGTACACAAAAGTCCCATACAAAGTACAAGAAATTTGTGTGCAACTTTTCCAACAACACCTGTTATATTATTTTTAGTACTGATAACAATGCTCTTAACCCAAACGAGTTCCCCAATGTTGATAAAGCATACAAGGAAACAATTGCATTTTCACAACAAGTTAAAGTTGGACGCTACATCTTTTTCTTTCCTACAGTTAACTGTAAACTAAAGTACTATTTCCCATTTGCCTTTCCACTGTCATGGAATGGACATGACACACCTGTAGCATCTAAGAGTGACAACAGTTGGTATTACCATGGTCATGGAAAGCTTTAAAACTtgtgaaaaaaaaatactttacgATGCAGAAACCTAGGTGTAACCATACAGAAAACTGTGTCTAGAGTCTAGACAGCCAAGGGAACCGTTAAACACCTTAGAAATATTTGAAACATACGGTGAGAGAAAATAAGATTGGAAGAAAACATCACAAGAGCAAGAGCAATTTTATAAAATAATGTTCACATATGGGGATGCAAGTTTAGCCACAACTCCTCTGTTTACATACCGGTTCATGAGTGTTGATGAGTAGTGGAGGACCTTCACTCATTGATTTTGATCAATCATTCAAAGATAATATATTACTCCGTAGAAACCATCAAAATACAGTTCAAGATTCCTAACAAAATCCTGGACCTAAAATATAACTATCATTCACGAAAACTAATTAGATGGTGTGTCCATAAGACCACATAATTAATCAGTTGATGAAAGCGATTGGTAATTTAATTTACACTAGTTAATGTTTTTTCGGCTCGACCTGATGGTTAAGCATAAAATCAACCAGTTAACTAAAGTAATTAATCTAGTGGTTTCTTGATTTTCgtttctttttccaaaaaacatAATCACAACTTGTTTGGCAAAGTTgcttaataaaacaaaatatGGGCCTTTTACGAAATGGCGGAAACCACTTTTAGTGGTTTTAGATTTTACGAGTAGAAAAAACATGTTA
This sequence is a window from Spinacia oleracea cultivar Varoflay chromosome 1, BTI_SOV_V1, whole genome shotgun sequence. Protein-coding genes within it:
- the LOC110804393 gene encoding uncharacterized protein, which encodes MLKLRQTFLNNTLFTNSQLFVFESVKIDSISSINSTISPYFLVNPSTISTKFQLHPISMDEEAGSLPSSLLLLPQQPEQPQSFPEKFLCKSRLQEFTQRASIPLPIYHTKYKGVPPQAPSFTSTVQVDGETYTSATACSNKKAAEQDAARIALEGISKKIKNCISKKTTEGGFPPIYQDKVFCKSILHEFSMKMNIEKPEYDTVRSEGVIPVFISSLVFKGVKYVGQPSVNKKEAEQLAARAVILSILAKTGEGMHLSEIIKSKAKLFSAVHQHNHVNVDSDSISQAEDNVNGGALALLEQSSKKEAEADQANDGTGSVVALSLSEQSSEKNDQISNGIGCAVVEVLQGQSHVLLRHEFRKPVQETETISEPITLPIAFVPSLQVENSLNAFGVKRKSKRKKKANKKAKTETQ